Part of the Desulfosoma sp. genome, CTTTATCTCTATTTAGATTTTCCATCCCCCGAACTGGAACAGGAAATTCTCAGAGTCCATGTGCCTGATCTGCCGGTCAAGCTGAGCGCTCAGCTCGTTGCCTTCATGCAGCGTGTGCGCCGCTTGGAACTGCGAAAGGTGCCTTCGGTCAGTGAAACCATCGATTGGGCTAAGGTGCTCCTGCTGCTCAATGTGGGGACACTCTCTCGAGAGTTTGTGACACAAACCCTGAACATCTTTCTCAAGCATGAAGAGGATCTGCGCACTCTGAGACCGCTGGTTTCGGAACTTCTTGCGGCCGTGCGTAGCGAGGCGCCCTGATGGACCGCGTGATCGCCGATTTTGTGAGGGTTTTAAGACGAGCCGGCGTTTTGGTTTCCCCGGCCGAACACATGGACGCTTTGCAGGCCGCCGAGGCCGCCGGCCTTGCCGATCGATCGGTGCTCAAAGCGGCTCTCCGATCCTGTCTTGCCAAAACACCCGCTCATAGGCGGGTCTTTGACAGGTGTTTTGATGGATTTTTTACGGTTGGCCCTTGGCTGCGTAGGACAGCGTGGCACGAGCATGCCGAAGAAGGGGTTCCGGAAGGTTTGTCGCCTTTGGCGGCCATGCTTCTTTCTGGAGATCAGGCCGATCTGGCGGTGGCCGTAGCGGATGCCATGCGCCAAGTGTGTCTGGAGGGAGCGCGGTCCATGATTCAGAGAGGGCTCTATGTGCAGGATGTCTTGAGGCGTTTGAATGTGGATCGGCTGAACCAGGACGTGGATGTGTTGCGCAGTTCCGGAGGGTCCGCCGCCAAGAGCCAGTATTTGGAGGAGGCCAAGGAAGCTCTGGTGGACATGGTTCGATCCTATGTGGACAGCCGCTTGCGCCTTCAGGGGACGGAATCGCCTGCCGTCGCCTTAAACGGTGTTGATGGGGATAGGGTGCGGCTTTCCGGTTCGGAATGGCGGGATGTGGAAGACATGCATCGTCTGGTTTCAGCCTTGGTTCGAAAGATTCATGCGCGCCATGGACGAAGGAAAAAACAGGAAAGGCTCGGATACTTGGATTTCAAGAGAAGCCTTCGCCAAAGCCTGGGGACTCAAGGACTTATTTTTGTTCCTCGATGGAAAAAGGCTCGTCCCCATCGACCAGAAATCGTGGCCCTTTGTGATGTGAGCCGGTCGGTGCGGCATGTGACACGCTTTTTTCTCTTTTTCCTTCACAACCTGAACCAGTTGGTTTTACGCCTTCGTTCTTTCGTGTTCTGTTCAAACCTGGTGGAAGTTACAGATATTTTTCGTAAGGAACCCTTGGAACGGGCTCTGGCCCGTATCGAAACGGGTCAAGGTCTGCCTCTGATCATGGGCCTTACCGATTACGGACGAACCTTTGAAGACTTTGCTTCGCAGGAGCTCAAAACCATCTCGCGCCGCACAGTGCTCGTGGTGCTTGGGGATGCCCGCAACAATCATGATGATCCCGCCGAAGGCGTCTTTCGGCGCCTTAGGGATCATGTCCGTCGAATCGTATGGCTGAACCCAGAACCCGAACCCCTATGGGACACAGGGGATTCGGTCATGCGTGTGTACCGGCCCTATTGCCATGTTGTTTTGCCGTGTCATTCCATGAAGGATCTGGAACGTCTTGTCGATGTGATCGCTTCCCCTTCCTTTTCAAAGGCATAACCCTTCTCCGGCATTCCTTCGTTCAGAAAAAGCCGCGCATGTGTTCGGCGAGTTTTTCCGGACGGATGATCATGATCTCGTTTTGAAGCAGCTTCTGAAAGTAATAGTCGTCCGTGCGGTA contains:
- a CDS encoding VWA domain-containing protein; amino-acid sequence: MDRVIADFVRVLRRAGVLVSPAEHMDALQAAEAAGLADRSVLKAALRSCLAKTPAHRRVFDRCFDGFFTVGPWLRRTAWHEHAEEGVPEGLSPLAAMLLSGDQADLAVAVADAMRQVCLEGARSMIQRGLYVQDVLRRLNVDRLNQDVDVLRSSGGSAAKSQYLEEAKEALVDMVRSYVDSRLRLQGTESPAVALNGVDGDRVRLSGSEWRDVEDMHRLVSALVRKIHARHGRRKKQERLGYLDFKRSLRQSLGTQGLIFVPRWKKARPHRPEIVALCDVSRSVRHVTRFFLFFLHNLNQLVLRLRSFVFCSNLVEVTDIFRKEPLERALARIETGQGLPLIMGLTDYGRTFEDFASQELKTISRRTVLVVLGDARNNHDDPAEGVFRRLRDHVRRIVWLNPEPEPLWDTGDSVMRVYRPYCHVVLPCHSMKDLERLVDVIASPSFSKA